From a single Myxocyprinus asiaticus isolate MX2 ecotype Aquarium Trade chromosome 47, UBuf_Myxa_2, whole genome shotgun sequence genomic region:
- the LOC127436981 gene encoding ubiquitin-conjugating enzyme E2 N-like — MAGLPRRIIKETQRLMAEPVPGIKAEPDEGNARYFHVVIAGPQDSPFEGGTFKLELFLPEEYPMAAPKVRFMTKIYHPNVDKLGRICLDILKDKWSPALQIRTVLLSIQALLSAPNPDDPLANDVAEQWKSNEAQAIETARTWTRLYAGNNIEV; from the exons ATGGCTGGATTGCCTCGCAGGATCATTAAG GAGACACAGCGATTGATGGCCGAGCCTGTGCCTGGTATCAAAGCGGAGCCTGACGAGGGGAACGCACGGTATTTCCATGTAGTCATCGCTGGGCCGCAGGATTCACCCTTCGAGGGTGGGACATTTAAACTGGAGCTGTTTCTCCCGGAGGAATACCCAATGGCTGCTCCAAAAGTCCGTTTTATGACCAAAATCTACCACCCCAACGTGGACAAGCTGGGGAGAATCTGTCTGGACATTCTGAAAG aCAAGTGGTCTCCAGCTCTGCAGATCCGTACAGTGCTGCTCTCTATTCAGGCTCTGCTGAGCGCTCCGAACCCTGATGACCCGCTGGCCAATGATGTAGCCGAACAGTGGAAGAGCAATGAAGCTCAAGCCATTGAGACAG CCCGAACATGGACCAGGCTTTATGCCGGAAACAACATTGAAGTTTAG